TGGGCCAGAGAGTGTCGTGTTGTTCCAATACATCGCCTGCCAGGTGGGCTCGGTATGAAGCGGCTGAACGGGGCCCTGGGCGAAAGCCGTGCCAGTCGCCGCCAAGACGAGAATCAGACTGATCAGAAGGCGAAACCCTTTGGACATGCTCTACCTCCTATCCTGGGCTGACATCCCCTCAGCACAGCCGTCAGCGAACCGGTGATCCCCCGGAGACACAGGGGCATCCCTGCGTTCGTTGCTCCATCGGGCATTCGTTGGCCGATGCCCGTATGAGGGGAGGCTGACACCTATACGCACCATAAAGACGATGGCGGTGGCTCAACTGTTCCTGGCTGAAGGGGAAAAGCCGTCGTGTGGAGATGGAGACATGGTATAATATGCACACCATTACGGTTGGGCTTCGAGAGGAGGCTCACGGGTGCTGTAAGCCCAAGCAGCGCCTGTTGAGGCTCATCCCGCCCACGAGCAGTGCTTTACTTGATTCAAACGCGCGAGAGACATTTGTTGGTGGAACGACGTATGCCTGCCTTCTACAAGGCCATTGGTGGCCAGCGATGCTCATGGTAGTCCAATCTCATGACCGAGGATCATCAGACCTTCTGGCTTATCCGGCTGACCATGGTTCTCGCCCTTATCCTCGTAGGTGTAGGACCTGGGATGCCCCTCTGGAAGTTAGATCCTACTGAGCCTGTCCAGGCTCAGAGCCCCCTCACTCCTCACCTCTGGCTGCCCCTGGTCCTGAAGAGCGATGATAGTGCTTCCACTGAATGGAGTCAGCATGCCCACGACGCGCAGCATACCGGTTACGTCCCTCAGGCCCCGCCCTATCCCTGGCGGCTGCGGTGGATTTGGAACGGCGTGGACGCCAGCGGCCGGGTCCGCAAAGTCACCACTAGCGGTACGCTCCCTCGTAACGTCCAGCCGGTCACTGGCGGTGGGCGGGTCTACATCGCCGCTGGCACTGACGGCGTCTTCGCCCTGAGCGAGGCCACCGGCCAGCAGCTCTGGCGGCAAAGCGGCATCGGCGACGTCCGCTCCACCGTGGCCTACGATCCCGACACTCAGTCCGTCTTCGTCGTCTCCAGCAACGGGCGGCTCTATAAACTGCGCGCTTTAGATGGCGTCGTCTTGAGCCAGTTCGACTCCGGTCAGAGCAGCACTCTCTCCCTGCCCCCCGCGGTGGTCAGCGACCGGGTCCTCTTCTCTATAGGCAACTCGGTCTACGCGGTGAGTAAGCAGACGATGCAGCAGATATGGGCCTACGACGCCGGCGCGACGGTGGCTGTCCCGCCCGCCTATTCGCCTTCTCGGAATGTAGTGATTGTGGCAACCGAGCCAGACCTCTATGTCCATGCGATCTACAATAACAACGGCACGCGCAAGTGGCGCGTTCGGCCAGTCCACTCCAGCCGCAACTTCACCGACCCCACTGAATATCGCCTCGGCTGGCCTGTCATCGCTGAGAGCGCCGGATACGTGCTGATCAAGGTTCGACTGGATTGGGAGACGATGTGGCGCAATTGGCCGCAGACCAACGTCGGGATACGCCAGTTTCTGACCCAAAATCCTGGCGACCAGGCCCTCTTCGTTCTGGACTTGGACGATGGGGGCGTCCCCTACATCGCCCATGTGGGCCACGGCGGCTATGGGGACGGCGGTTACATGCCGATGGGACCGCAGCCGGTGGTCCGGCGACTGCCGAATGGCAAAGAGGTGGTCTACATCGTCATCCGCGCCAAACACGTCTACGACCCCCGCTGGGACTCCCATTTTGGCGAAATGGTGCTAGATGATACCACCGTGAGTGGCCTGCAGGGTGGATACGTGCGCTTCATCCGCTTTGACTGGCCGCCCGGGTCGGAGAATCCCTTCCTGCTCACCGACGAACAGCCCAACGTCTCTATGGCTGGTGACTACCTCTTTGGCGGGCACTGGGAGGCGGGCTTCGCCATGCGCATCCTGGACCGCTCCGACGCGCGGGGAAGTTTCGGGAGTCCCATCACGACCCAGCGCCTCTCCACCGTGGTGACCTCGCAGGATAACACCGGCGCGTGTGCCTTCAGCCCCTCGCACTACTGCCCCAGGGGTCTGGGGGGCGGGCGCGTGTACGACTTTGGCTTCTACATCTATTACGACCAGGGCCCGGTCTACGACCAGTACTGGAGCGAGTACGCCGTCTGGGTGGTGAGCAACGACAACCTCTACTTCCGCAGTTGCGATGGAGCGATCGTGGCGTTGACCAGCGGCCACCCCGAGGCGACGGTGATTGCGCCGGCGATGGCGCCCGCCTTGCCCCCTGACCTGCCGGAAGATGCGCCAGTTGCTGCTATTCCCCACGCTGCTGCGCGCGCGTGGGCCGGGCGCACCGTGACCATCACCGGCACATTGCACTATGTCTTCAATAATGGCAAACAGGTGTTGCTGGGCTTCGACTATCCCCACCAGGGAGCGTTCAAGGTCATCATCCGGCGGGCCGATTGGAGCCGTTTTGGCAGCGCGCCGGAACGCATGTATCACGTTGGCCAACGGATGGCGGTGACCGGCACCATTTCCTGGTATCAGGGCGACCCGGCCATCTACGTCACCGCGCCGGAGCAGATTCGGTAAGGGAGGGCGATGTGTCTGCTCGGCCTCCAAACTCCCTCTTGGATCTTACACCCGGCCGGCAGCGCTGCTGGCTCCGCTGATCTTGGCCGTCAGCCAGACATCCACAGCAGCCCGTTGGCCACAGCAGGGACTGGAAAACGGGACGGCCCTTTACACCGAGGGCCGCCTGCGATTGGGAGTGGTGGGGGGCGATTAGGAGCCCCCTTCAATCTTTGCAAAGTGCTCAAACCGAGCGGTCCTTTCACCATCTGCTAACGATCTCTTGGTGCAGGCACTAGGGGGATTGACAACGGCCATAGTTTGATGTAAGATGATATCGATTTCATGACATGCGTATCATATCCTCTAGTCTATAGAGCCTCTGTAGTTTCTTCGCGTTTTTTAGCGCAGCGAGCAGCCCCGGCTTGCGGTTTGTGTTGTGCAACTGTGTAACATGGTAGGGAAAGGAGGTGTATCTACCGCTCAGCCAAGCACAGGTTCCATCATCGAGAAAACCGCGCTCCTTTACTCGTCAGAAGTTTCCCCTCATCTATTTATGAAAGGAGTGAGAGCCTATGTCCAACTTACTTGCTCACAAGATCACCCGTCGTGATCTTTTGCGTTGGATGGGCGTTGGCGCTGCTGGAGCTGCCCTAGCCGCTTGCGTCCCGCCGACCCCGGCTCCAGCCCCCGCTGCTGCCCCAACGGAGGCTCCCCAAGAAGTTGAGAAGCCAGCCCCGGCTGCTGAAAAGGTCGTCCTAACCTTTGGCCATCACTGGGAGGCCGCCTTCCAACCTCACCAGGAGAAGTTTGATCAGATGTGGTTAGAGCGGCATCCTGGTGTCGAGATCAAGGTGACGTACAACACCTGGAGTGAGCACAACCGCATCGTGCCCACCTGGGCCGCCGCCGGCGAGCTGCCTGACATCATCTACGTGCACGGGCGCTACGCCTTCCCCTGGAACCACGAGGGCATCCTTATCAGCATCCAGGATTACGTGGATCAGGACGTCGAGTTTGACGTGAAGGGGATCTGGGAGGAGGCCCTAAAGCTGTATCGCTACAAGGGCAAGCAGTATGAGATCCCCTATGATCATGGCCCTGTCATCCTCGGCTATAACAAGGATCTCTTTGACGCGGCTGGGCTGCCGTATCCCGATGATACCTGGACGATGGACGACCTCCTGGAAAACGCCAAGAAGCTGACTAAGGAGGGCCAATGGGGCTGGGGCGGCTACTACAGCCAGATCGTCCAACTGGGCAATGAGTGGGGCATCACCCTGGTCGGCCCGTGGGGAGGCGAGGTCTTTAACGAGGAGGAGACCAAGCTCCTGCTGGACTCGCCGGAGTGCCTAACTGCCCTTCAGTGGTGGGCTGACATGTTGCATGTGCACAAGGTGGCCCCGTTGCCGGCCGAGTCGCAGGCGTTCCCGGCCGGGCCATGGGTGGCCGGGGTAACGGCCATGTTCGCCCTCGCCTCCTGGGGCACGCCCACCCTGCGCGAGTTCGCAAACTTCCAGTGGGATGTCGCCCCGTGGCCCAAGGGTCCCAAAGGGCGCAAGTGCGGCTCCTTCGGCAGCGGCTTCGGCATCACGCGCGACTGCAAGCATCCCGATGTCGCTTGGAGCTACCTCCGTGAGTATCTCTCCAAGGAAGGGATGGAATTCATGTGGGGCTCCTCTGGGCGTGGCAGCCCTGCTCGCAAGGCGGCCTATGAGAGCTGGATGAACTCGCCGGTCGCCCCAGAGCACGCCGAGTACTACCTGGACGCCTTGGAGAATTACGCGGTCACCGGCCGGCCCTATCAGACGCTGGCGGGCGGCGAGATCCTCGACATCTTCGATCGCAACACTAGCCTCGTGCAGACAGGCGAGAAGACCGTAGAAGAGGCCGTCCAGGCGATTATCAAAGAGGGTACCCCCGTCCTAGAGGAAGCCTACAAGCGGCTTATGGGGTAAGCGATTGAGCGCGCGTACGCTGCGGCATCGCTGGGGGCACCCGGCCTGATCGGGCCGGATGCCCCCAACATGGAAGGTGGGACGAACACAGATGGCTTGGACATTGCCTTTGATCCGAGGGCGGCGATTGACCTTACAGCAGCGAGAGGAGCTCGACTTCTATCTCGCCATCGCGCTTTGGCTGTTGGGCTTTGTGCTCTTCACTGGAGGCCCGATCCTGTTCTCTTTGGGCATGAGCTTCACGAACTGGACGGGCCTGACCAACCGGGAGTGGATTGGACTGGCGAACTATGTGAAGCTCTTCTTCAATGATCCGCTCTTTTGGATTGTGCTCAAGAACACCTTCTACTATGGCTTCGCCAGCGTCTTTCTGGGCACCCTCTTTGCCCTGCTCGTGGCCATCCTAATGAATCAAAAAGTGCCAGGCATCGCAGTCTTTCGCACCCTCTATTATCTGCCTTCGGTGACCAGCGGGGTGGCCATCGCCATCATGTGGCTGTGGCTGTTTAATCCCCAGGTGGGATTGATTAACTACTTGCTCTCCCTGGTGGGCATCAAAGGGCCTCCCTGGCTGGCTAGTCAGCAATGGGCGATGCCGGCCCTGATCCTCATGAGCCTGTGGGGCATTGGCGGCAACATGATCATCCTGCTGGCTGGCCTGCAGGGCATCCCAGATCATCTCTATGAGGCTGCGCGCATCGATGGAGCTAACAAGTGGCATGAGTTCCGCCATGTCACTCTCCCTATGCTGTCACCCGTGCTCTTCTACGTGATCGTGATCTCGATCATCGCTTCGTTCCAGATCTTCGACAATGTGTACGTGATGACGCGCGGCGGGCCGGGGACGGCTACGTTGGTGTATGTGATGTACCTGTATCAGAACGCGTTCGAGTACCAGAAGATGGGCTATGCCTCTGCGATGGCCTGGGTCCTCTTCCTCATCATCCTGGGGCTCACTTGGGCACAATTTCGGGGCAGCCGTTACTGGGTGTACTACGAGTTCGAAGAGGAGAAGCGATAATGGAAGCGACCAGCGGATACGAAGTGGCAGGGCGCGGGGAAGCGCTAGTGATCCGGCCGGTGGTGCGCCCTTGGTATCGCCGTAAGGAGCTCCGCCGCGCCGTATATATGGTCCTTGTTTACGCCCTGATCGTTCCAGGGGCGATCCTGCTTCTCCTGCCCTTCCTCTGGATGCTTTCGACCGCTTTGAAAACTCCTAAGCAGATCTTCGTCTTCCCACCTAAATGGATCCCCGATCCGATCCGCTGGGAGAACTTCGTGGAGGGGTGGACGAAGTATCTGCCGTTCACCCTGTTTCTGCGCAACTCCTTGATCATTACGGTCAATAACATCATCGGCAACCTGGTCTCCTGCTGTCTGGCTGCCTATGGGTTTGCACGCCTGCGGGCGCGCGGCAAGAACATCCTCTTCTTGATGGTCCTGGGGACTATGATGATACCGATGTGGGTGACGCTCATCCCGCAGTATGTGCTGTTCAGCTGGCTGGATTGGACCAATACGTTTCTGCCGCTCATGGTCCCTCCCTGGTTTGGCTGGCCCTTTTTCATCTTCCTGCTGCGCCAGTTTTTCATGACGATCCCGAAAGACCTCGACGATGCGGCCCGCATTGATGGTTGCTCCACCTGGGGCATCCTCTGGCGAATTATCTTGCCGCTCTCCAGGCCGGCGCTGGCCACGGTGACGGTTTTCGCCTTCATCGGTAACTGGAACAACTTCATGGGGCCATTGGTGTATCTGCGGGATCAGGATAAGTACACACTAGCCCTGGGCCTGCAGCGCTTTCAGGGGCAGTTTGGCAACGTGCAATACCATTACATGATGGCGGTAGCGGTGATCACCGTGCTGCCCATTATCATCGTCTTCTTCTTAGCCCAGCAATATTTCGTCCGAGGCATCGTAATGTCGGGGATCAAAGGCTAATAGCGGTGAGGGGATATGAGCTTCCAGCGCGGGTGGCAGGCGATCCAATTAGAGATGCCTGATCGCATCCCCCACACTGAATACCTAACTCATCGCTCGTTCATCCTGAAGGTGACAGGGTACGACCCGGAGGACCCATCCCAGGCGGAGCAGGCGTATGCAGCCCTGGCGAGAGCTTTGGATTACGACTTCATCTGGTCGGTCTACGATCGCGAGTGGGGTTTGCCTAGAACCGATATGGGCCGGGCCAAGTACTACGAGACCGAGGTGCCCTGGGAAGCCCATTACCCCTTCCGCACGGTTGAGGAGGT
This genomic interval from Anaerolineae bacterium contains the following:
- a CDS encoding PQQ-binding-like beta-propeller repeat protein, encoding MTEDHQTFWLIRLTMVLALILVGVGPGMPLWKLDPTEPVQAQSPLTPHLWLPLVLKSDDSASTEWSQHAHDAQHTGYVPQAPPYPWRLRWIWNGVDASGRVRKVTTSGTLPRNVQPVTGGGRVYIAAGTDGVFALSEATGQQLWRQSGIGDVRSTVAYDPDTQSVFVVSSNGRLYKLRALDGVVLSQFDSGQSSTLSLPPAVVSDRVLFSIGNSVYAVSKQTMQQIWAYDAGATVAVPPAYSPSRNVVIVATEPDLYVHAIYNNNGTRKWRVRPVHSSRNFTDPTEYRLGWPVIAESAGYVLIKVRLDWETMWRNWPQTNVGIRQFLTQNPGDQALFVLDLDDGGVPYIAHVGHGGYGDGGYMPMGPQPVVRRLPNGKEVVYIVIRAKHVYDPRWDSHFGEMVLDDTTVSGLQGGYVRFIRFDWPPGSENPFLLTDEQPNVSMAGDYLFGGHWEAGFAMRILDRSDARGSFGSPITTQRLSTVVTSQDNTGACAFSPSHYCPRGLGGGRVYDFGFYIYYDQGPVYDQYWSEYAVWVVSNDNLYFRSCDGAIVALTSGHPEATVIAPAMAPALPPDLPEDAPVAAIPHAAARAWAGRTVTITGTLHYVFNNGKQVLLGFDYPHQGAFKVIIRRADWSRFGSAPERMYHVGQRMAVTGTISWYQGDPAIYVTAPEQIR
- a CDS encoding sugar ABC transporter substrate-binding protein; the encoded protein is MSNLLAHKITRRDLLRWMGVGAAGAALAACVPPTPAPAPAAAPTEAPQEVEKPAPAAEKVVLTFGHHWEAAFQPHQEKFDQMWLERHPGVEIKVTYNTWSEHNRIVPTWAAAGELPDIIYVHGRYAFPWNHEGILISIQDYVDQDVEFDVKGIWEEALKLYRYKGKQYEIPYDHGPVILGYNKDLFDAAGLPYPDDTWTMDDLLENAKKLTKEGQWGWGGYYSQIVQLGNEWGITLVGPWGGEVFNEEETKLLLDSPECLTALQWWADMLHVHKVAPLPAESQAFPAGPWVAGVTAMFALASWGTPTLREFANFQWDVAPWPKGPKGRKCGSFGSGFGITRDCKHPDVAWSYLREYLSKEGMEFMWGSSGRGSPARKAAYESWMNSPVAPEHAEYYLDALENYAVTGRPYQTLAGGEILDIFDRNTSLVQTGEKTVEEAVQAIIKEGTPVLEEAYKRLMG
- a CDS encoding sugar ABC transporter permease → MAWTLPLIRGRRLTLQQREELDFYLAIALWLLGFVLFTGGPILFSLGMSFTNWTGLTNREWIGLANYVKLFFNDPLFWIVLKNTFYYGFASVFLGTLFALLVAILMNQKVPGIAVFRTLYYLPSVTSGVAIAIMWLWLFNPQVGLINYLLSLVGIKGPPWLASQQWAMPALILMSLWGIGGNMIILLAGLQGIPDHLYEAARIDGANKWHEFRHVTLPMLSPVLFYVIVISIIASFQIFDNVYVMTRGGPGTATLVYVMYLYQNAFEYQKMGYASAMAWVLFLIILGLTWAQFRGSRYWVYYEFEEEKR
- a CDS encoding carbohydrate ABC transporter permease, yielding MEATSGYEVAGRGEALVIRPVVRPWYRRKELRRAVYMVLVYALIVPGAILLLLPFLWMLSTALKTPKQIFVFPPKWIPDPIRWENFVEGWTKYLPFTLFLRNSLIITVNNIIGNLVSCCLAAYGFARLRARGKNILFLMVLGTMMIPMWVTLIPQYVLFSWLDWTNTFLPLMVPPWFGWPFFIFLLRQFFMTIPKDLDDAARIDGCSTWGILWRIILPLSRPALATVTVFAFIGNWNNFMGPLVYLRDQDKYTLALGLQRFQGQFGNVQYHYMMAVAVITVLPIIIVFFLAQQYFVRGIVMSGIKG